The following are encoded in a window of candidate division WOR-3 bacterium genomic DNA:
- a CDS encoding prolyl oligopeptidase family serine peptidase, whose protein sequence is MLEVLMAVFTFVYPQTKSQPVVDTLFGVEIKDPYRWLENVDDPKVKKWVEEQNNLTLRTLKNLKGFRKLYREIDKTSRRKWISIPSIFENIYFFEKYDGKSNHSVVYMSKGKWDIKRAKKIIDPNKFSKDGLVALDFFYPSYDGKLIVLGKSYGGSENSILYIFDVEKGIYLPDSIPDTKWTSVAWLPDKSGFYYTRNTGGDKFLPRVYFHKLGDDYKNDKYIFGEGLPETWTPSISATRDKRFLILTVEKGWSSNDLYFKKIDSGGDWQKIAENLDGTFTLASYGDYFYILTNYKAPRYRLIRVPIENPDIEKAQEIIPQNQWVLENFSFTGGKLIFRVTDSTFTRIFVADLNGKIEYEIPLPDRGSAYFTIENYESPVIYISFQSFRYPPAIFSFNVNTKEMKKIWQLKVDFNVEDYVQEFVMYPSKDGTLVPMYIIHKKDMKMDGNNPALLTGYRGFAVGMSPHFLGENPYFKRGFVYAIACLRGGNEFGEDWHRQGMRDKKQNVFDDFISAAEYLIQKGYTNPEKLAISGGSNGGLLVGAAMTQRPDLFRAVYCGVPLLDMIRYHKFGVAHIWIPEYGNPDNPDDFKYLYDYSPYHRIDRNLDKVFPAVFFHTAEFDGRVHPMHAMKMAAKMQNMVKTKGPILLYVEPQAGHGAGKPRKKAIEDRTLSTIFILWQLGVKI, encoded by the coding sequence ATGCTGGAGGTGTTGATGGCTGTTTTCACTTTTGTTTACCCTCAAACAAAAAGCCAACCGGTGGTTGACACCCTCTTTGGGGTCGAAATCAAAGATCCTTACAGGTGGCTGGAGAATGTAGACGATCCGAAAGTGAAAAAATGGGTTGAAGAGCAAAACAATCTCACCCTCAGAACATTGAAAAATCTCAAAGGATTCAGAAAACTTTACAGGGAAATTGACAAAACTTCCCGGAGAAAATGGATTTCGATACCCAGCATTTTTGAGAACATCTACTTCTTCGAGAAATACGATGGCAAGAGCAACCACTCAGTAGTCTACATGAGCAAAGGAAAATGGGATATAAAAAGGGCAAAAAAGATCATCGATCCTAACAAATTCAGTAAGGATGGCCTTGTGGCCCTCGACTTTTTTTACCCAAGCTATGACGGCAAATTAATTGTCTTAGGAAAATCTTACGGAGGAAGTGAGAATAGCATTCTCTACATTTTTGACGTTGAAAAGGGAATCTACCTACCGGATTCAATACCCGATACCAAGTGGACATCCGTTGCCTGGCTTCCTGACAAATCGGGCTTCTATTACACAAGAAACACCGGCGGCGACAAGTTTTTGCCGCGGGTTTACTTCCACAAACTCGGCGACGACTACAAAAACGATAAATACATCTTTGGTGAAGGCCTTCCTGAAACCTGGACCCCTTCAATTAGTGCCACCCGTGATAAAAGGTTCCTAATACTCACTGTCGAAAAGGGCTGGTCTTCAAACGACCTTTATTTCAAGAAAATTGATTCAGGAGGGGATTGGCAAAAGATTGCAGAAAATCTCGATGGAACTTTTACCCTTGCCTCCTATGGAGATTACTTCTACATTCTAACCAACTACAAAGCACCCAGATACAGATTGATACGCGTTCCCATTGAAAACCCTGACATAGAAAAAGCGCAGGAGATTATCCCGCAAAATCAATGGGTCCTTGAGAATTTCTCCTTCACAGGTGGAAAGCTGATTTTCAGGGTAACGGATAGCACCTTTACAAGAATCTTTGTTGCGGACCTTAATGGAAAGATTGAATATGAAATCCCTCTGCCCGACAGAGGAAGTGCCTATTTTACAATAGAAAATTACGAATCTCCAGTAATTTATATATCCTTTCAGTCCTTTCGCTATCCCCCAGCGATCTTTTCTTTTAATGTCAACACAAAGGAAATGAAGAAGATTTGGCAACTCAAGGTCGATTTCAATGTCGAAGATTATGTCCAGGAATTTGTGATGTATCCTTCGAAAGACGGAACTTTAGTGCCTATGTACATTATCCATAAAAAAGATATGAAGATGGATGGGAATAACCCTGCCCTTCTCACAGGATACCGAGGCTTTGCCGTTGGAATGAGTCCCCACTTCCTCGGAGAGAATCCTTACTTCAAGAGGGGTTTCGTCTACGCCATTGCCTGCCTTCGAGGAGGGAATGAATTTGGTGAAGATTGGCACAGGCAGGGTATGAGAGATAAAAAACAAAATGTCTTTGATGACTTTATCAGTGCCGCAGAGTATCTGATACAGAAGGGTTACACAAATCCAGAGAAACTCGCCATCTCCGGAGGCAGTAACGGAGGTTTACTCGTAGGTGCAGCAATGACCCAAAGACCCGATCTCTTCCGCGCTGTTTACTGCGGCGTCCCTCTTCTCGATATGATAAGGTATCACAAATTTGGTGTAGCCCACATTTGGATTCCAGAATATGGAAATCCTGACAATCCCGATGATTTCAAGTACCTCTACGACTACTCCCCTTACCACAGGATAGACAGGAACCTGGATAAGGTTTTTCCTGCGGTCTTTTTCCACACAGCGGAATTTGACGGCAGAGTTCACCCGATGCATGCAATGAAGATGGCGGCAAAGATGCAAAATATGGTAAAAACAAAGGGGCCCATTTTACTGTACGTAGAACCACAGGCGGGACACGGTGCAGGAAAACCGAGAAAGAAGGCCATCGAAGACAGAACCCTTTCCACTATCTTCATCCTCTGGCAACTTGGTGTTAAGATATGA
- the trmFO gene encoding methylenetetrahydrofolate--tRNA-(uracil(54)-C(5))-methyltransferase (FADH(2)-oxidizing) TrmFO — MKVAVIGGGLAGSECAINLAKAGIEVVLYEMRPSKFTPAHKTSYFAELVCSNSLKSTELHNAHGLLKKEMEILNSSLLEIAKESSIASGRALVVDREIFSKKVTEIIESQPLIKVERKEVTSLPDADYTVIATGPLTSEGFSEFLKGLVGESFLNFYDAVAPVVTAESLDTSKMYFKDRHGEQDEIYLNIPLTKEQYLAFVEELRKAEIYEPHLEEDKNYFEACLPIEVMAKRGNETLRYGPMRPDGLTPPDGTKPYAVVQLRAENREKTLFSIVGFQTQLKIKEQERIFRMLPGMERAEFVVYGKIHRNTYLNSPQVLDDYLRLKGREDLFFAGQIIGTEGYVEAMWGGLLVSIFLRKLYKTGKLPELPPKTTITGALLDYITHYPHNDFKPMNANLGILSPVDFRIRGKDRRIYKSQRAIRDLTKWKEKNLSEIF; from the coding sequence ATGAAAGTAGCGGTAATTGGAGGTGGACTGGCAGGCAGCGAATGTGCTATTAACTTAGCAAAGGCCGGAATCGAAGTTGTACTTTATGAGATGAGACCATCAAAGTTCACCCCCGCTCACAAGACCTCATACTTTGCAGAACTTGTCTGCAGTAATTCTTTAAAATCCACGGAACTTCACAATGCCCACGGCCTACTAAAAAAAGAAATGGAAATCCTAAATTCCTCGCTTCTCGAAATTGCAAAGGAAAGTTCCATTGCAAGTGGTAGGGCTTTGGTCGTGGATAGGGAAATCTTCTCCAAGAAAGTTACCGAAATCATCGAATCTCAACCCCTTATTAAAGTTGAGAGGAAAGAGGTAACTTCACTCCCTGATGCAGATTACACTGTGATAGCAACGGGGCCCCTCACCTCCGAGGGATTTTCAGAATTTCTTAAAGGCCTCGTAGGCGAATCCTTTCTGAACTTCTATGATGCTGTAGCTCCAGTGGTAACGGCCGAATCCCTCGATACAAGCAAAATGTATTTCAAAGACAGGCATGGAGAGCAAGACGAAATTTATCTAAATATTCCTCTCACTAAGGAGCAATACCTTGCCTTTGTAGAGGAACTCCGCAAGGCAGAGATCTATGAACCCCATTTAGAAGAAGATAAAAACTACTTCGAGGCCTGTTTACCCATTGAAGTAATGGCAAAAAGGGGCAATGAAACCCTAAGGTACGGACCTATGCGACCTGATGGCCTTACACCGCCCGATGGCACAAAGCCATATGCAGTGGTCCAACTAAGGGCAGAAAACCGAGAGAAAACCCTCTTCTCCATTGTTGGATTTCAAACCCAGCTTAAAATAAAGGAGCAGGAAAGAATCTTCAGGATGCTACCCGGTATGGAAAGGGCAGAATTCGTGGTTTATGGAAAGATCCACCGAAACACCTACCTCAACTCCCCTCAGGTCCTTGATGATTATTTAAGGCTGAAAGGAAGAGAAGACCTTTTCTTTGCAGGTCAGATTATAGGAACGGAGGGATATGTAGAGGCAATGTGGGGAGGCCTTTTGGTTTCAATCTTCTTAAGGAAACTTTATAAAACCGGGAAATTGCCAGAACTTCCACCCAAAACAACCATAACGGGCGCCCTGCTCGATTACATAACCCACTATCCTCACAATGACTTCAAACCGATGAACGCCAACCTTGGAATTTTGAGCCCCGTTGATTTCAGAATTCGTGGGAAAGATCGTAGGATTTATAAATCCCAGAGGGCAATAAGGGACCTCACAAAATGGAAGGAAAAGAACTTATCAGAGATTTTTTAA
- a CDS encoding tyrosine recombinase gives MEGKELIRDFLSYLKNEKGFSENTVSSYEDDLNQFWEFMRDGLGIKELELVSRNHIREFVSVLLRTGFSKRSVERKLSCLRTFFKYLKRLGIIEKNPMLGIRNPKRDQYLPDVLPEKKLNEFLDSWRPETLNDFRDKAIIELMYSCGLRASEVVELKWESLREKERELKVLGKGRKERIVPVGEKALQALNSYKEILLKEKGNLKDYIFVNKFGNKLTRRALWDIINKRFETLARLYGVHPHALRHSFATHLLNHGADLRSIQELLGHKSLSTTSVYTNLPFSALLEVYRKTHPRGKEDEK, from the coding sequence ATGGAAGGAAAAGAACTTATCAGAGATTTTTTAAGCTATCTTAAAAACGAGAAAGGCTTTTCAGAAAATACGGTCTCCTCTTATGAAGATGATTTAAACCAGTTCTGGGAGTTTATGCGCGATGGTCTTGGAATAAAGGAACTGGAATTGGTCTCAAGAAACCACATAAGAGAATTCGTCTCTGTACTACTTAGAACGGGCTTTTCTAAAAGGAGCGTGGAAAGGAAACTCTCCTGCCTCAGAACCTTCTTTAAATACCTTAAAAGATTAGGGATTATCGAAAAGAACCCCATGCTGGGAATCCGAAATCCTAAAAGGGACCAATACTTACCCGATGTGCTACCGGAGAAAAAACTCAATGAATTCCTCGACTCCTGGAGGCCTGAAACCCTCAACGATTTCAGAGATAAAGCCATCATCGAACTTATGTACTCCTGTGGACTTCGCGCTTCAGAAGTGGTTGAATTAAAATGGGAATCCCTCCGGGAAAAAGAAAGGGAACTGAAGGTCCTGGGAAAGGGCAGAAAAGAAAGGATTGTACCTGTGGGCGAAAAGGCTTTACAGGCTTTGAACTCTTACAAAGAGATCCTTCTAAAAGAGAAAGGAAACCTGAAGGACTACATCTTCGTCAACAAATTCGGAAACAAACTCACAAGGAGGGCACTCTGGGACATCATTAACAAAAGATTTGAGACACTCGCAAGGCTCTATGGTGTCCATCCCCACGCCCTCAGGCACAGCTTTGCCACCCACCTCTTAAACCACGGTGCCGATTTAAGGTCCATTCAAGAACTCTTAGGCCACAAATCCCTCTCTACCACTTCCGTTTACACCAACCTCCCCTTCTCCGCTCTTCTCGAGGTTTACAGGAAGACCCATCCAAGAGGTAAAGAGGATGAAAAATAA
- a CDS encoding lysylphosphatidylglycerol synthase transmembrane domain-containing protein, whose translation MKNKILLWAGFALSFLFLALVLKDFEIKKLYEIVSHLKIWPLLVASLIFFVSYSVRAIRWKYFFPKEQSIDLKSAIGSFFIGNFGNNIFPARLGDVWRIVLLHQRNDTPKSLVLGATIVERIFDATAILISGIVALLYSNLPRVYIYTIIGLFLLIFISVFVAWYLEEKYQNKFNLPSKAVWIIKNLKLAMKPLNTPTKFLKILAITLLSWGIELISFYFFLYAFGIKASIALLTLILFFINIAVSVPSAPSNIGTFEYGFVLAGVLWNHDKSSIFTIALVAHFFRFLVSMIPGVIFSSIWHFKLKS comes from the coding sequence ATGAAAAATAAGATATTGCTATGGGCTGGATTTGCCCTCAGCTTCCTCTTCTTAGCACTGGTTCTAAAAGACTTTGAAATAAAGAAACTCTACGAAATTGTCAGCCATTTAAAAATATGGCCCTTGCTTGTCGCCTCGCTGATCTTCTTTGTAAGTTACTCCGTTAGGGCAATAAGGTGGAAATACTTTTTCCCTAAGGAACAGTCCATCGACCTTAAATCCGCCATAGGGTCCTTCTTCATAGGGAATTTTGGCAACAATATCTTTCCTGCAAGACTTGGAGATGTCTGGAGAATCGTCTTATTACACCAGAGAAACGATACACCTAAGAGCTTAGTTCTCGGAGCTACCATCGTCGAAAGGATCTTTGACGCCACTGCCATTCTAATTAGCGGAATTGTTGCTCTACTATATTCAAACCTGCCTCGGGTTTACATTTACACAATTATTGGCCTCTTCCTCCTTATTTTCATCTCCGTTTTCGTAGCCTGGTATCTTGAGGAAAAGTATCAGAACAAATTCAATTTACCGTCTAAAGCGGTATGGATTATAAAAAACCTGAAATTGGCGATGAAACCACTAAATACCCCCACAAAATTCCTTAAAATCCTCGCCATTACCCTCCTTTCCTGGGGGATAGAGCTTATAAGTTTTTACTTCTTCCTCTACGCCTTTGGGATCAAAGCTTCCATTGCCCTTTTGACCCTTATACTCTTCTTTATTAACATTGCTGTCTCGGTTCCATCTGCCCCATCAAACATAGGAACCTTTGAGTATGGATTTGTCCTGGCGGGCGTTCTCTGGAACCATGATAAAAGTTCTATATTCACAATTGCCCTTGTTGCCCATTTTTTCAGATTTTTAGTTAGTATGATACCCGGGGTAATCTTTTCCTCAATCTGGCACTTTAAGCTGAAATCCTAA
- a CDS encoding 2,3-bisphosphoglycerate-independent phosphoglycerate mutase encodes MKIRELYQKNNTKILFLVADGLGGIPHPDFGNKTELEYAKTPNLDKLAPQSVLGLTIPVEYGITPGSGPAHFSLFGYNPEEVEIGRGALEAYGIGYIMSDDELAIRANFCTITPDRVVTDRRAGRIETEEMKRIVNKLSENITGIENYKVTFLPGKEHRFVIILKGPGLHDQISDTDPQKEGLKLLEAKGHEKESEKTAGVINQLVDKILEVLKDEPRANGVLLRGYSLKPKVESFEERTGMKALSLANYPMYKGITRILGMDTPDVGEAFADLVRYLKENIANYDFVYLHYKYTDKAGEDGDFLKKVKYIEELDSYLPEILSVNPDVLVITGDHSTPSLLKSHSWHPNPLLVYSKYMGFDGIERFTERNCAKGSLGIMYAYHLLPIAMAAGLKLKKWGA; translated from the coding sequence ATGAAAATAAGAGAGCTTTATCAAAAAAATAACACGAAAATTCTGTTTTTAGTGGCCGATGGCCTTGGCGGCATCCCACATCCTGATTTCGGAAACAAGACTGAACTGGAATATGCAAAAACGCCCAATCTGGACAAGCTTGCGCCACAATCTGTTCTCGGCTTGACCATACCGGTGGAATATGGGATTACACCCGGAAGCGGACCTGCCCACTTTTCACTCTTTGGATACAATCCCGAGGAGGTTGAAATCGGAAGAGGGGCCCTTGAGGCCTATGGTATCGGCTATATTATGTCCGATGATGAACTTGCAATAAGGGCGAATTTTTGTACTATAACACCGGATCGAGTTGTGACCGACAGAAGGGCAGGAAGAATTGAAACGGAAGAGATGAAGAGGATCGTTAATAAACTTTCCGAGAATATAACAGGTATAGAAAATTACAAGGTGACCTTTTTACCGGGGAAGGAACACAGGTTCGTAATCATCCTGAAAGGACCGGGATTGCACGACCAAATAAGTGATACCGACCCCCAGAAGGAAGGGTTGAAACTTTTAGAGGCAAAGGGGCATGAGAAAGAGTCTGAGAAGACGGCAGGGGTTATAAACCAGTTGGTGGACAAAATACTTGAAGTTTTAAAGGATGAACCGAGGGCCAATGGGGTTTTGCTTAGGGGATACTCCTTAAAACCGAAGGTTGAGAGCTTTGAGGAAAGGACGGGGATGAAGGCACTTTCCCTTGCCAATTACCCTATGTACAAAGGGATTACAAGGATTCTCGGAATGGATACCCCCGATGTGGGTGAGGCCTTTGCAGACCTTGTAAGGTACCTGAAGGAAAACATTGCAAATTACGACTTTGTCTATCTCCATTACAAGTACACTGATAAGGCGGGCGAAGACGGTGACTTTCTGAAAAAGGTCAAATATATAGAGGAACTCGATTCCTATCTGCCCGAGATTTTATCGGTAAATCCCGATGTCCTTGTTATCACTGGGGACCATTCTACCCCTTCCCTCCTTAAATCCCATTCCTGGCACCCCAATCCGCTACTTGTTTACTCTAAATATATGGGGTTTGACGGGATTGAGAGGTTTACTGAAAGAAACTGTGCTAAGGGCTCTCTCGGAATAATGTATGCCTACCACCTTTTGCCGATTGCGATGGCAGCAGGTTTGAAGCTCAAAAAGTGGGGTGCTTAG
- a CDS encoding ABC transporter ATP-binding protein → MKVIEVKELSFSYVKSFEPLIKNLSFSVEQGTFLTVIGPNGSGKTTLFRLLTGIIKPEKNRVFVWGRDINTYPRRELVKYISALPSTEIIHNEVLRVDDYLELARYPYISGFSGLSDVDYSIIETAKKITQIHKLGKKYLWELSQGELARVRIARMIAQDSKIFIMDEPTAHLDIDHKLWFFGALRRMKANGKTIIAIIHDINFAYRFSDELLVLSDGRIEFLGKKEDVELKLLERVFNVRIKRVNEDLLFEETF, encoded by the coding sequence ATGAAGGTAATAGAGGTTAAGGAATTAAGCTTTTCTTATGTGAAGTCTTTTGAGCCGTTGATCAAGAATCTAAGTTTTTCCGTTGAACAGGGTACTTTTCTTACGGTCATTGGACCCAATGGTTCAGGGAAAACGACCTTATTTAGACTGCTCACAGGGATCATAAAGCCAGAGAAGAACAGGGTATTTGTCTGGGGAAGGGATATTAACACCTATCCTCGGAGGGAGCTGGTCAAGTACATTTCTGCCCTGCCTTCAACGGAGATCATCCACAATGAGGTGTTGAGGGTGGATGATTATCTGGAGCTGGCAAGGTATCCCTATATTTCAGGCTTTTCTGGATTAAGTGACGTAGATTACTCCATAATTGAGACTGCGAAAAAAATTACACAGATTCATAAGCTGGGCAAGAAGTACCTCTGGGAACTCTCTCAAGGCGAGCTGGCCAGAGTGAGAATTGCAAGGATGATCGCACAGGATTCAAAGATTTTTATTATGGATGAGCCTACCGCCCATCTTGACATCGATCATAAACTCTGGTTCTTCGGAGCCCTGAGAAGGATGAAGGCAAATGGGAAGACCATTATTGCCATAATTCACGATATTAATTTCGCTTATCGTTTCTCCGATGAACTTCTGGTCTTAAGCGATGGAAGGATTGAATTTCTTGGGAAAAAAGAGGATGTGGAATTGAAACTTTTGGAAAGGGTTTTTAATGTGAGAATTAAAAGGGTCAACGAAGACCTTCTTTTTGAGGAGACCTTTTAA
- a CDS encoding iron ABC transporter permease: MRKNWYIYLGVLLILLFAFSYLYVTNFTFKMPSQEILRLRILRFVVTFVAGYVLAMSGASLQTILQNPLADPYILGVSSGALLGVALSKIAGISFQYAFSIPAFLFSVIAIFFIYYLARVRGSLVKELLILGGLFLNFFFNGIVFYLLVLKREVLEEILYILWGSTSVIVTEGELPLLGIALFLAMLIASLPLLKMKELDAITLGDHEALSLGIDVNKIRNMVFFTTSASTALIVSITGAIGFIGLMVPNIIKKIIGGKHAVLLPVSGLGGALMLLVADSVSRVVAPVELPLSIILGIFAVPFFFWIVWRQRNEGNRG, from the coding sequence ATGCGGAAAAACTGGTACATTTACTTAGGTGTTTTACTTATCCTACTTTTTGCTTTTAGTTACCTCTATGTGACCAATTTCACATTTAAAATGCCTTCCCAGGAGATTTTGCGGCTTAGAATTTTGAGGTTTGTGGTTACCTTCGTTGCCGGTTATGTACTTGCAATGTCGGGGGCATCCCTTCAAACCATTCTCCAGAACCCCCTTGCTGACCCATACATTTTGGGAGTTTCTTCGGGTGCTTTGCTCGGTGTCGCCCTTTCAAAGATCGCTGGCATCAGTTTTCAGTACGCCTTTTCGATTCCTGCCTTTCTTTTTTCTGTCATTGCCATTTTCTTCATCTATTACCTTGCTCGGGTAAGAGGCAGTCTTGTTAAGGAACTGCTCATTCTCGGTGGCCTCTTTCTCAATTTCTTCTTTAACGGCATTGTTTTTTATCTCCTCGTTCTTAAAAGGGAGGTGCTGGAGGAGATACTTTACATTCTCTGGGGATCTACAAGTGTTATTGTGACGGAAGGGGAGTTGCCGTTACTGGGAATCGCCCTTTTTCTTGCCATGTTAATAGCCTCACTCCCCCTTTTAAAGATGAAGGAATTAGACGCGATAACCCTGGGGGATCATGAGGCATTAAGCCTCGGGATTGACGTTAACAAAATAAGGAATATGGTGTTTTTCACCACTTCTGCCAGCACTGCCCTTATTGTATCGATTACTGGTGCGATTGGATTTATAGGACTAATGGTCCCGAACATTATAAAAAAGATAATTGGCGGTAAGCATGCAGTGTTATTGCCTGTGAGTGGATTGGGAGGGGCTTTGATGCTTCTTGTGGCCGATTCTGTTTCGAGAGTGGTGGCGCCGGTAGAGCTTCCTTTAAGTATCATCCTCGGTATCTTTGCGGTCCCATTCTTTTTCTGGATAGTGTGGAGGCAGAGGAATGAAGGTAATAGAGGTTAA
- a CDS encoding DUF1015 family protein yields the protein MSTVKPFKAGRPKKEFVEQVNCPPYDVISVKEAKELYKKSELNYVKVIRPEVHFPDDYDPYREEVYLKGKENLQQYFKDGIFFVEDKPSLYIYEEIMGDIRQVGLVGIFSCKEYEEGKIKKHELTREEKEIDRAKHIDILGAQTEPVFLAYRSWEKLDNLIFEGTKFPKEYDFVADGVRHILYLAKDDEYIKEIQKLFAELPHLYIADGHHRSQAAWRVMKWRSERNPKHTGEEPYNFFLAVVFPHKVLHIMDYNRVVKDLAGLTEEEFLNKLREKFEIEELQVRGNDAKPKTIHTFSMYLNGKWYSLKAKPSIIKEDDPINSLDVSILQNEVLDPILGIKDPRRDKRIDFVGGIRGLTELERLVDSGEFKVAFALYPTTMEQLFRVADAGMIMPPKSTWFEPKLRSGLFLHLLDPLQ from the coding sequence ATGTCGACGGTAAAGCCCTTTAAAGCTGGAAGACCAAAAAAAGAGTTCGTGGAACAGGTAAATTGTCCACCTTATGATGTTATTTCTGTAAAAGAGGCAAAGGAACTTTACAAAAAGAGCGAACTTAATTATGTCAAGGTAATAAGGCCCGAGGTCCACTTCCCCGACGACTATGACCCCTACAGAGAAGAGGTCTACCTAAAGGGAAAGGAAAACCTGCAACAGTATTTCAAAGACGGCATCTTCTTCGTCGAAGATAAACCTTCTTTGTACATTTACGAAGAGATTATGGGAGACATACGTCAGGTCGGGCTCGTGGGAATCTTTTCCTGCAAAGAATACGAAGAAGGGAAAATTAAAAAACATGAATTGACGAGGGAAGAAAAGGAAATCGACAGGGCGAAGCACATCGATATCCTCGGTGCCCAGACCGAGCCTGTCTTCCTCGCCTACAGGTCATGGGAAAAGTTGGACAATCTCATCTTCGAGGGCACAAAATTCCCAAAAGAATATGACTTTGTTGCTGATGGAGTGAGGCACATCCTGTATCTTGCAAAAGATGATGAATATATAAAGGAAATCCAGAAACTCTTCGCCGAACTTCCTCACCTTTATATTGCCGATGGCCATCACCGCTCCCAGGCGGCCTGGAGGGTAATGAAATGGAGAAGCGAAAGGAATCCAAAACACACTGGGGAAGAGCCTTATAACTTCTTTCTCGCCGTTGTATTTCCCCACAAAGTACTGCACATCATGGACTACAACAGAGTCGTAAAGGACTTGGCGGGACTTACCGAAGAAGAATTTCTCAACAAACTCAGGGAAAAATTCGAAATAGAGGAACTCCAGGTAAGGGGAAACGATGCAAAACCCAAGACAATCCACACCTTCAGTATGTATTTAAACGGTAAATGGTACTCATTAAAGGCAAAACCTTCCATCATTAAAGAGGATGACCCAATAAATTCCTTAGATGTTAGCATTCTTCAAAACGAGGTTTTAGATCCCATCCTTGGCATCAAAGATCCAAGAAGGGATAAAAGGATAGACTTTGTCGGCGGCATAAGAGGCCTCACAGAACTTGAAAGGCTGGTGGATAGTGGGGAATTCAAAGTGGCCTTTGCCCTCTATCCCACAACTATGGAACAACTTTTCAGGGTGGCAGACGCAGGCATGATAATGCCACCCAAATCTACATGGTTTGAACCAAAACTCCGTAGCGGGCTATTTTTACACCTTTTAGATCCGCTACAATAG
- a CDS encoding OsmC family protein, whose translation MATIKKIKVDAKWAGNMLIELKARDLVQYVDQPEASGGTNKGMTPLEYVLGAMASCIITIGLIIAKQKRLNIKGLSASAEGEIDYDVLMGKADKPRAGFYKIKVNVKVDADMSKEEKEKFLKEIESRCPVADNLLNPTQVEVVLEE comes from the coding sequence ATGGCGACCATTAAAAAAATAAAAGTAGATGCAAAGTGGGCGGGCAATATGCTCATTGAACTAAAGGCAAGGGATTTGGTCCAGTATGTGGACCAGCCTGAGGCATCCGGTGGGACTAACAAGGGAATGACACCCCTTGAGTATGTTCTTGGAGCAATGGCAAGCTGTATCATTACCATTGGATTAATTATTGCAAAGCAGAAAAGGCTTAACATAAAAGGACTTTCAGCCTCAGCGGAAGGCGAAATAGATTACGATGTTTTGATGGGAAAGGCTGACAAACCTCGTGCAGGTTTCTACAAAATCAAGGTCAATGTTAAGGTCGATGCAGATATGTCCAAGGAAGAGAAAGAAAAATTCTTAAAAGAGATCGAATCTAGGTGCCCTGTGGCAGACAACCTTCTCAATCCTACGCAAGTAGAGGTGGTACTGGAAGAGTAG